A window of Plasmodium malariae genome assembly, chromosome: 12 genomic DNA:
CATGTAAAAACAAACTTTTAGAtacagtaaaaaatatttaaaggaATAATCTCACTTTACtataagattttttttttttttatcaaatatttatttatatatatataatatgaccttttttttaatttttcaccttttatctattttttccaattctaatttatttttacaataaaatattttatattataaaaatcattaaattcgtattttattatttttattctctatgttcttataaaataacataaaagtaGTCATCAAGGcagtgaaaaaaaatacatgtatatattttttataatataaatactacaatgcgtacaaaaaaataaacatgtCATTTATTTTCACTTAAAAATTCCTCTTatttaaataagtatattaaaTGTTCCCACtcatacatattattataattattatttcacgTGTATTAATTCATGTGAAAGTTAATTTTCACAAACGTTATGcatttccttttcattttttttattattatatatatatttaaaaatttcacatttttatacatgtatatatgttttttttatattagtttttcctttttacgcgtttatatttttacatatttacatgttcacatattaatttttttacgttCCAGCGtgtttaaatttatttatgcttttttacgtgtttatgtttatacatttttacatatttgaatttttatatttttgttttgtttatgTTTGTAGTTTAAATCTTATAATcgtttaaaaatttttccatgtttaaaattttctgttCAAAGCGTAtatgtaagaaaaaaaaatatgtaatacaaatatatatgcatatatagtaagtatatattcatatataatatgtatatatatatatatacatgtataatatatatactacatatacataacatttacatatattatttaagaataatCAGCGTTGAATTAAACTAATATCAGTGGACATccgtttttttttcttatttttatttttatattttactcggaatattaaattttatagtaTCTCCTTAAAAACTATTTTAAACTTTTCATTTGCATttgatatattatgttacaaaacaaaatataaaaaaatagtattgtATATGGTATAAACGTACGAAATAATTATCAAGTGAAGAAGCACGCTTGAAGTTGTAATGCGTATTTGATTTAAacacgtgtatatatatatgtatgtgtatatatatctacgtatgtatatatgtattaattatgtatgattatgtatgtattatgtatgcattatgtatgtattataaatgtatgtgtaATTTTTCGCATTTATAGTAAAACTTTTaccaaataataaaaaatatattactaccatacaaatatgcatatttatgaaaggcaaatacataaatttatatatttatgtgtacaatacatatatgtaaatgtatatgcacataaatatatgaagtagtacatgtatatgtatgtatatattttactcatATATTGTTGTTAAGATAAATTTGAAACTGATTTtgatatatactttattattttttttatttttgttttacttttgGTGAGTAAcgcttttattattttccttcCCCCTCTTagatatatttctttttatttatcaagATTTGCCTAGTTTTTATACTCACTTTTGCCCTTTTTTCTTAACGAAAATTTGCTGACCGTTTAAGGTTGACATTAAAGCAAGCATTTTTGCAAAAACTaccaagaaaaaaaaaaatatatacataaattaaaatgtcATAAAAATGGATAATTCAAATTTTAGTAATTCGTCTTCTGTAAATATGTCGTACTTTTTAAACAATGGCAATATGAACATagacaaaaatattaataatgcaAATATGATTAACAATGATGGAAGTGGAAGTAATAACTGTGTACCCTTTGTAAATAACGGACAAAGCCAGAATAACGATAGTTttagtaatataaataaaaatgaagctTCCATTGACATATTAGTTAATCAGATGGAAAGTTCCTTTTCCATAAGTACAAACATAATAAAGAATGTAAGTAATTTGCTTGAGAGTACAAAAATAgaggataaaataaaaggtaTTCGATTAGTATATGCTTcattacattataaatataggaATAACACAGATTATAAAAAGAACTTGTTAAATAGAGGTTGTGTTATGTTAAATACACAAGAGAAAAATGATGGAGATCAATTAGATACCGAAGGaaataatggtaataataataataatacgaATGAACAgcataataatgataataataatagtaataataattacaataattttttcccaAATAATTACCATAGTGACAATATAGGATTTTTTTCAAACAAAAATGATCCTAGGAAtggattaaataataatagtaataacaatgctaataatagcagtagtaacaatagtagtagtatgttaaataaattttcagtAAATAATCAGATAAATTTAAAGGTATTAAATTCTAtgatttttacaaattataaaagtatatcTAATGTGGACGAATATTTTGATTTGTTAGATAAATGCTTAACAAGGGAAAATGTTATTGATATTAATTTAAGTGACATATttgaaatgaaaataataaacatcaTTAAAGCGTTACTGTACAATTACATATTCCATAATGATGAAATTATTGTAGAGGCATTgacattattaattataatttttggtTGCTGTGGTTCAAACGAAAAAATCAAACAGGATGTAGTAGATGAATTATACACATGTGCTATATacatgttaaaaaatatctgTCAAAAATCCTGTGAAAAAGTGTACACACCTTTAATTGTACAACTTATCATAGCATTATTTAGAACTATACTAATATACGATAtagcaaaattaaaaaatgatttgaTAGATAATAAAGGAATAGTAGAAGTGTTATTAAAAGCTGTAGAGAACATTCCTAATTTAAATGGAGTTCGTGTATGCTACACTTTGGTAGTATATggtttaaaaatgttttatgtTTCCACATGtcaaatatatgaaaaatcatttttaagAGAACTTGAGGTAattacaaattatttatctacttgtataaaaatgaatgacGAAcgagttttatttttaacaagtTCCACTTGTATAACTATTTGTGAAAATCAAATAGGAATTGATGTTTTACTCAAAACAGATATACTACATAATGCTGTAATATTATGCGAGTCGTCTAATCCTGATTTAGCCTTCGAAGCTTTATCAATTATATCGAAAATAGCCTATGCTGCTAATCATCAGCAAATTTGTATACTCATATCATGTAATGTTATAAAGGCTTTGAAAAAGATTTTGAATAATACCAGAATCAAACCAGGAGCTAGAGCAAGGGCATGTAATGCTTTAGGAAATATTGGTTGTGAAACTGCTTCAGAAGTAGagttgttaataaaaaatgatgtaTTTCCTTTATTAGTTGATATTTTTCAAACAGATAATGATTTTAATACCAAAATTGAAGCAGCTTATGCTGTTTGTGCATGTTTGTCAAAAGCTAACCAAAAACAGGTTGGTTATATTATTTCCTGTACGGCCACAACAAATAGATTAGGgcaaaatatatgtatgcaacTAATTGCAGACATGTTGGAATTAGTTAGTGAATCAGATCCAATGAATAATGGAAGTGTTAAATTGtgtaaaagtatattaaGAGGTCTGGAAAACATTTTAGATAAAGGGGATGATGAAACAAGGGATTTATCTCTTTGGGAAAATccttatgtatttatgtttaaaGAAGTTCAAGGAGACATTAAACTCTTACAAATGCAGTTTTTCCCAGAATATTATGTAGTTAACAAGACATACGATATTTTGGCGAAATATTTCTCTTTGACGTCAACATGGAACAACAGAAAATGATgcaaaattgtattttttggtgttattttattaatttttttattctttttttattttttatttgtagcTATTTTTTACCATTTATTCTTCActctgcatttttttttcattttttattccacACACTTCCtcacattaatatattccttttcaATTATCccattacattttattattgtttatgtatgtaaaacTTTGCATATAAGAACGTATATAACAATGATACAGTATTGCTTATATAACAATACATACTTTCATGTGTGTACACAAATGTTTGTTTATTCAAGGGGATTACTGAAAAATGTGCCAAgtgaaaagaatatatagaaCACTTATGTATAACAAATAGTCTATGAAGGAcagcatgtatatatatatatatatatatatatatatatggaattacctttaattatttcaccatttttttaaattttttacaagttcatttttttggggtagttataataattaaagcTAACAAgcaaaatggaataaaataaaacgtCAACATAAATTAACAGCAGTTTCGTTAAAAAAACAGGAGGAGGGTGTTTATATATCTAAGCATTCATATTATAAGCGCTAAAGGAAATTCTCTTCgcgtttcattttttgtgaAAATTTCACTCTATTAATAAGCACTCTACTAAAAATGAGTTTATACTCAGATGAAACGTGAAAAGGAATAAACagcaaaataatttttcttcaaaaatggatcacctttttttttattccaacAGAATATTACGGTGCGCAATTTTTAGTGAATCATATGTTCATTCCATTTTTATACCGTTTTTATACCATTTTTATTCAACTTTTACTAcatttttttaccatttttattCAACTTATACTCcatttttttaccatttttattCCACTTTTAAtccgtttttttttttttttttttctttatactAGATGTGCCGATTAGCACGCTTTAGTGATGCACATACTATTTTTGGAATATGAGTTCACACTCTTTTTTACATTTGCTTCTTCCtcttttgttcattttaattttattattttgttccttttttttttttttttttatggagGAAAACTTTCGCAAAACGTGTAGGTAATATTAAGAACATGTGTACATGcaaatatttctaataatttttaacttgATATGTACA
This region includes:
- the PmUG01_12060200 gene encoding conserved Plasmodium protein, unknown function, which gives rise to MDNSNFSNSSSVNMSYFLNNGNMNIDKNINNANMINNDGSGSNNCVPFVNNGQSQNNDSFSNINKNEASIDILVNQMESSFSISTNIIKNVSNLLESTKIEDKIKGIRLVYASLHYKYRNNTDYKKNLLNRGCVMLNTQEKNDGDQLDTEGNNGNNNNNTNEQHNNDNNNSNNNYNNFFPNNYHSDNIGFFSNKNDPRNGLNNNSNNNANNSSSNNSSSMLNKFSVNNQINLKVLNSMIFTNYKSISNVDEYFDLLDKCLTRENVIDINLSDIFEMKIINIIKALLYNYIFHNDEIIVEALTLLIIIFGCCGSNEKIKQDVVDELYTCAIYMLKNICQKSCEKVYTPLIVQLIIALFRTILIYDIAKLKNDLIDNKGIVEVLLKAVENIPNLNGVRVCYTLVVYGLKMFYVSTCQIYEKSFLRELEVITNYLSTCIKMNDERVLFLTSSTCITICENQIGIDVLLKTDILHNAVILCESSNPDLAFEALSIISKIAYAANHQQICILISCNVIKALKKILNNTRIKPGARARACNALGNIGCETASEVELLIKNDVFPLLVDIFQTDNDFNTKIEAAYAVCACLSKANQKQVGYIISCTATTNRLGQNICMQLIADMLELVSESDPMNNGSVKLCKSILRGLENILDKGDDETRDLSLWENPYVFMFKEVQGDIKLLQMQFFPEYYVVNKTYDILAKYFSLTSTWNNRK